Part of the Methanothermobacter sp. MT-2 genome is shown below.
ATAGCCAACTTCTGCAAAGATCTTGTCAAGAGAAACAAAACAGCAACCCTAAGGGAACTATATTATGTGTCAGAAGGTTGGGATGTTGACTTCACAGACCAGCAAGAATCCAATATCATAGGAGAAGACCTTGAAGTCACCCTGGGAATGACCAGAGAAGACCTCGGATTACTACCAGAAGAAGATGGAGCAGCAGTATACGGCGAATTAACAGTCAGAGAAGGTGACATCGAAATAAATGCTTTAAAGGCTGGTAAATCAGGTTACACCATACCACCAACCATTGATGAGGTGGAATTCGTCGACCATGACGTTGAAAGGGTTATAGCAGTCGAAACCATGGGTATGTACCATCGTCTAGTCCAAGAGAAAGCCTATAAAAAATTTGATTCCCTCATCGTGGGATTGAAGGGCCAAGCAGCAAGGGCGACAAGAAGATTCCTTAAAAGGGTTAATGAGGAACTAAACCTTCCAATCTACATTTGCAACGACGGAGACCCCTGGGGATTCCACATAGCAATGGTTATAATATCAGGGAGCGCTAAACTAGCCCATGTAAACCATGAATTAGCCACTCCGGACGCCAGATTCCTCGGAGTGACCGCAACAGACATAATAAATTATGATCTTCCCACAGACCCCCTAAAGGATATTGACGTTCTAAGACTCAAAGAACTCCTACGCGACCCCCGCTACAAAGAAGATTTCTGGAAAATAGAAATCAAAAAAATGTTAAAGATAGGTAAAAAGGCCGAACAACAATCATTCTCCAAATATGGTCTCGAATATGTTGTCGACACTTACCTGCCGGAAAAATTGGATGAAATAGAAGCCTAAATTGAACCACACCCCCCCAAACATACAATGGGGGGGTTTCCTATCATTTCCCCCAAGGATTGAAATTTCTAGGAGCTTCGCGGCTCTCCCCAATTGCTTT
Proteins encoded:
- a CDS encoding type II DNA topoisomerase VI, subunit A — encoded protein: MMNRREIALEKLKSLGEMIIEDVAQGKVPMIKVPSRSTSNIIYDDKKRHYILGDKYGIRSMGNVKQIKKIAQMLYIANFCKDLVKRNKTATLRELYYVSEGWDVDFTDQQESNIIGEDLEVTLGMTREDLGLLPEEDGAAVYGELTVREGDIEINALKAGKSGYTIPPTIDEVEFVDHDVERVIAVETMGMYHRLVQEKAYKKFDSLIVGLKGQAARATRRFLKRVNEELNLPIYICNDGDPWGFHIAMVIISGSAKLAHVNHELATPDARFLGVTATDIINYDLPTDPLKDIDVLRLKELLRDPRYKEDFWKIEIKKMLKIGKKAEQQSFSKYGLEYVVDTYLPEKLDEIEA